From the Papaver somniferum cultivar HN1 chromosome 2, ASM357369v1, whole genome shotgun sequence genome, the window GTTCATGCTCATATTATCGAAGTACACTTATGAATCATGGTAGCTAATGCGTTAATATGAAAGCGCCAAAACATCAAGAGGATCAAACTATTAACACAAGAAGAGATCTATAGATAGATAATTAAGATAAAATAGTACGCAAGCCAGAGCAAAGAGATAACACATGATGGCCTACTCCTCAGAAGAGGGTTAAAGCCTCTGACCTCTCTAACTTGTCATATTGGAGTGTAAGAAATGCCTcttcaagaataaaaaaaaaaaaaaaaaaagtgatacaGAAAGGTCTGATTCACAATCAGAAGACTCCACAAAGTACTGAAGAGGAAAAAGGGCTTCTTAGATGATTTGCAAATAGGAAGTATATAAAGCGTAGAAAAATCCTTAACAACTCCCATCAAACAGATGTAACACCGACACAATTTATGGCAAACACAAACTGAGGGTTAGGCTATTTAGACCACCATTGAAGCTAAGGTGATGTAAGTTAAATTTTAGAGCAAATTCATCCTCACAAAGTAAGCACAGCTGATGCAAAGGTGCAGTTGAATGTTAACAGCAACAATTTTGGAGAAAGTACTAATGACAAAATGACCCTGGCAATTTTGGAAATTTCTAGGCTCAAGTGGACAAACACAAACAAAAGAGATAGTCTCATACGACATTCATAAAGTGCAAGAGCATACTTTCACTTTCCAAAACCATTGTATCTCTTCCGTTCTTACAAATAAACCTACAAAGTTTGATTTGATTCGATTCAATTCAACTGTAACTCAACTTAAGCTAAATAGGGGAAAAGGAGAAAACGAGATGACCAAAAGGAAAATCTGAATCAAGTGAATGGATACCCTAGCTTTCTCTGCTTACTGGTCACCAGGAAGAGTTTTGATGATATCAGAATCACCTGGGAAACAAAACAGGAAAAGAAGTGTAAGGCAAAAGAACAAGATCCAGTAAACAAATGGAATTGAACAAAAAGGGTATTTCTGTCTCACCTGGATCGATGATACTCAGGCATGATACACGGTAGTATCGCCCACAAGCTGTTCCCAAGTCGACATTGTCTGAAACAACCCAGAAGGATAAAAATATATCAGTGGCGTGAAAGATATACAACATAACTGGAATAGCACCAAAAAAAGAGATAGATCGGAAGAAACAACTCCAAGGAGACATTATCAGTCATTTGGTAGGAAGAACATCTACTTTATTCAACCACTAGAAGTTCACCAAAATGGCACGCACCCAAACTACCTCAAAAGGAATGGAAAATAAAACCAAACAACTTACAAACATGAAACCTCCAAACGAATAAAAGCAACAGAATTAGAAAACTTCAGCACACATTAGACTATGCTATGACTGGACTCAAACAACACTCTGAGAATGAAGGTAACATGCATCTCtgctaaataaaataattagttACAGGGCAAAAGATTGTTAATGGTAACTGACTTTTGAAAAATGCAAATGAGGCTCTTTTTTGCTGATTCGTGGCGCATTCTTCCCAGAAACTAAAGCTTAACAGTTTAAATGTATTGTATCACCAAGGGGACATCTATTAACCATATCCAACGCTAACATGTCAGGCTTGGCCATGTATATAAGATATTCTTAACCTCCACCTAATCAAATGAAGGTTCTCTAATAGTCGTATTGATAACACCACAAAAACAATCAATAAAAGTAGCTGAAATAATACTGAACAGtcacaaaaagaacaaaatacaATGGACCTGTAGACTACAAAAAGATCCAATAGACTACTTACTCCCGTTGAAATGGTGAACTCCAACCTTGGCAAGCATAGCATAGTACTCAATCTCAGATTTTCTCAAGGGAGGACAGTTGTTTGAGATAATTATGAGCTTTGCTGCAAGAAATTACTataaatcagtaaccctaatcctcaaaacaaaaacattttcaataaaacaacaaaaacacCGAAAATCACATGAAAAGAGAACAAAGGGATAATTACATTTGGAGCTCCTGAGAGTCCTGAGGACTGTTTTGTAACCAAGGGTGTACTTCCCACTCTTCATCACAAGAGCAAGTCTGTTGTTAATACTCTCATGAGTCTTCTTCTgagaaaatcaaccaaaacaaataTAGATCCAAATCAATCAAACCCTGAAACATAAATAGAAAAACCTAAAACGTGGAAAAGGGAAGAATATATCTTTTCGTACCATTTTCTTTGCGACCACCATCTTTGCTTACTTCAAGAGAAACGGAAATGGAGATTTCGATTGTCACTTCTCAGAAGCCGGCAGCGAATCTATAATGGAAAAAAGAAATGATACAGAATATGGTTTTAGGGTTTAAAATGGAACCCTGGTTTCAGAGAGTACCCAGGTTATATCAACCTGAATTGATATGATAAGGGACAGCTTAATGGGAGAGGAAAAAGACTAAATTACCTTacataagataaaaaaaaattaccaaaTTATTCCTCGGGCGAACTTGTCTCCGGACTCCGGATTAAGATAAGAACACACATTATTTAGCCgtcattttttttttaagcaaaggCCTTGAAAAAGGCTAATGGTTGGAAGAATCCAAACAGGAGGGGTAGACCAGTACATGGTAGAATTGTTTGCCTTTGCCCACAGAGCAGGTTCATGAGCTACAGAGTTACAATAACGAGGTTGGAAACTAAAAATACAGGCAGTTAACTTATAAGAGAATAAGATAATGTCTTTAAAGATAGCATCTGTTCGCGAATCCCCATCAAAGTTTCCAGTTGAAAATTGGTCGATGAGGGATTTCGCATCACTTTTTATGATAATGTGAGTTAATTGTTGCTCTAAAGCTTTCTTCAGTACTGCCCAGATGgctcttgcttcagcttcttcagcgGAATGTACTTCAAAAACTAAGGATGCGCAAAAGGTTGCTTTTCTTGAGAAGTCTCGCATCACATACCCTGCACCATTTGCTCCAGAAATATCATCATCAAAGGCATCATCAGTATTGCATTTAATCCAACCAAAAGAGggggcatccatttatcaaaaATACTGACAGACGTGGTAGTAGAGATAGTCATACTAGTTATCCTAGTGAGGAGCATAGCTCTGGATCTATCTAGGACAGTAGTATAGTTTTCCTtaatgttttggaagatgaaattATTTCTACTGGTCCAAAGAGACCATAGAATAGCCACAAAAAAACTTTGGTCATCCTCAGGGAGTTTAGATTGAGGATCAATTAACCAGAAAGAAGCCAATcagtaaaagaattattttgaaaaaattgaGTGTTTATGTTGAAGTCAGAGATAAACCAGACTCTACTAGCAAAGGGACAAGTGATCAGAGCATGCATAATAGCTTCCTGAGGATCATAACACCTAGGACAATCCACACTGTGCATGGGCATTCTAGTGTGAAGGATAGTTCTGGAGGGAAAGGCATTTCTTGCTGCTCTCCATAATAACACTTGAATTCTGTAAGGAACTCTTACTTTCCAAATACGCTTCCAAAGGTTTTTACAAGGGGAAGGCCTAATGCCTCTGAGTCCCAAGTAGGCAGATTTAGAGGAAAACTTGTCATTCTTTGAAAGATCTCAAGTCCTCCTATCAGGAGTACAAAACTGGCTTAAGGGAATTGTGGTAATCTTCTGGACAGAAGCATTATCAAAGTGGGTGTTAAGTCTAGATACATCCCAACTTCTGGTCTGGGAATCAATAAAATAAGCAACTTTAATACTAGGGTTAGGGAACAAGAGGGTTGGGTGTGGCAGAAACCAAAGCAGGTATCCACTTGTCACACCATGGGTCAATGAGTTGACCATCCCCAACTATCCAAGAGATGAAAGGTTTGATTAGTTCCTTTATGGCATGCAGACACTTCCAAGTCCAATAACACTTGCCAGTGCACTTGGCATTCAAGAAATCAGTTCTAGGAAAGTATCTAGCCTTAAGGACAATGGCAAGTAAACAATTAGGATTTTCCAGGATTCTCCAGGCATTCCTAGCAAGCATAGCTAGGTTATTTAATTCAACCTTCCTAAAACCCAGACCACCTTCAGCTTTGGGAGAACATAAAATGTCCCAGCCAAGCAGATACAACTTTCTATCTTTTGGATCTAAAGTTTCACCCCACCAGAATTTACAGAGGTGAGAAtccatttgtttacaaagatgcttAGGAATAAGAAAGGCTCTCATTTGAAAAAAGGTGGATAGCTTGGCCAATATGTTTGATTAGAGTAGTTCTAGTAGCTTGGGATAAGAGCTTATGAAGCCAGATAGAGTTCCTGGCATGAACAGCTTGAAGAATACCCATACGGGATATTTTTCTAAATCCCTGCTCTGAATGTCTAAAATATTGGCCAAACGAGCTTTTCTACGCTCCGGAATCTTTCAACTAAACAAAATACCAGACTTTTCAAAGATTATTTCTTGCCCAGAGGCCATGCAATACTCTTGAAGATAGTCTTTTATGACTTGAAAATTTTTAGAAGTAGCTTTAGAAAATAGGagagaatcatcagcaaacaaaagaTGAGTCATTTCAGGGGCATCTTTACAGACTTTGATGCCTTCTAAAATATCCTTCTTCTGGGGATTATCAATATAAGAAGAAATAGCTTTAGAGCAAATGATGTAAAGATAGGGAGAAAGAGGATCTCCCTGTCTTAGCCCTCTTTCAGGTTGGAAAAACCCAGTAGGGCCACCATTAAGAATGACAGAATAAGACACAGTGGAATAACACTGGTTTATGAGTTTAACCCAGTGGTTAGACATACCCATTTTAGTTAAAACCTTTTATATAAAATCCCATTCAAGCTTGTCATAAGCCTTAGACATACCAAGTTTGATAGAAGCTACGCCCTCAACCTTATCATCATGATTGACAACATACATGGCCTCATTGGCTAgcagaatattatcagaaatactcctcttaggaaTAAAGGCACTTTGATTTTGGGAAATTATATTTTTCATAAAGGGTTTAAGTCTATTAGCCAaagtttttgaaagaattttgtaaataaaGTTACGTAGACCTATTGGTCTGTATTGAGTAACCAGTTCAGCAAGAGGGACTTTGGGAATAAGGGAAATATTGGTATGGTTAAAGACCTTAGCAATATGACATGTTCTGAAGCAGTTATGTGTCATATCAATGACAACATCTCCCACAATATCCCAGTGCTTCTGATAAAAGAGACATGTAAAGCCATCAGGACCAGGAGTCTTTTTTCCCCCATTTGGAAAACAACATTCTTAATTTCCTCTGGAGAAATAGGCATATTTAAGAGTGTGTCATCCTTTTCAGAAAATTTAACAGGAATATCAGCAAGAATTTCATCTTGAAATTGCTGAGGATGGGAGGAATAAAGACTTTTGAAGTAATCTATGAAAGAATttccaatactatctctatcagttaaaaTAGTATTCAAGGAGTTCTTAGTCCAGTTAAtagcatttctttttcttctaaagagAGTTACTCTATGGAAATAGGGTGAATTTTTGTCACCTTCCAAGAGCCAAACCTCCCTAGATTTGTCTTTCCAATATAATTATTTTAAATTGTAAAGGTACTCAAGTCTAGCTTTTAGTCTAGAAGTATTACTGGTATCAGTAGGATTAGAGAGTTGGAGATCAGCTAAATCCTTCTTAATGGTAGATATATTGGTTTAAATATTACCAAAAGAACACTTATTCCAATCTCTTAGACCTTTCTTAGTACTTAAAAGTTTAGCTTTGAACTTGTAGGCAGAGGAGCCTACCACATTTACAGACCAAGAATTAGCAATAATGTCCCTATAGGTAGGATTCTTAATCCACATAGCCATAAAATGAAAAGGTCTATGCATACAAATATCCTCATAATTAAAACCTATATGCATTGGGAAATGATGAGAAGAGTCCCTTGGGATATTGTTTATACAAAGTTTAGGACAAAGATCTTCAGCAGTTTGGTTTATAAGACACCTATCTAATCTTTCAAGAATTGAATCAGGACTTTGTTGCATGTTGGACCAAGTAAACCTAGGTCCAGAGAAGCCAGGATCATGTAGATTAAAGACAAAAACAAAAGTTTCTAAGGTtttcaaaatcaggatcatcaACTTTTAGgccaccatttttatcttcagttcctAAGAGAGCATTAAAATCTCCTATAAAGAAAACAGGTTCATCTAAGGGGGCATTAGTCTGTTGACATTGTTGTTCCCAAAAGGCTTGCCTTAAGCTACTATTAGGTTCACCATACATAAAATGATTATGACAATTCTTAGAATGGATGATGTCAGTGATGTGACATAGATGCCCCTCATACTTGATGAAACAATGTTGAGATGAACATCCTTCTTCCAAGCAAGAGCAACACCGCCACTTCTACCAACAGTAGGGACGTTAAAAGTACAAGGGTTCTTAATTTTCTAGCAGACAAATCTTTGTTCATTTTTATTTCAGAGAGAAAAATGATGTCAGGTTTAGCATTCCTACATAGTAAGCTAAGTTCCTTATTAGCAGATTTTTTTTCCCAAAATCTGATAAGAAACAAATAAGGACTTTGTTTCGCAGACCATAAAAGGTGGTGATAATAGAATGTTGAGCTAAAGGCCAATTATTGCATATGTAAAAACGGATTGAAGAAGTTGGAACCAATGTTTCACAGCATAAGTATCCCGCCATACACCATTTCCAGTTGCTATCAGCTTCAGCTAGAACAACTTTTTTATCAATGAAAACTAGTTTGGCAAGTGTAGATGGTAAAATTAATTTCTCAGCCATTTGAGCAGACAGGGTTTGAATATCTTGATCTATTTTTTGAGGGTTTTCTGAAGAACTTGAAGTTTCCATGAATTAAGAGAATTTGATATATATGAATGTGACTAGGTTGGGATCAGTATTGCAGATAATGGATACAAAATACAGATGTAGAGAAAGGAATCTCTTGGTGATATTGCACTGGTATTGATCACAGATAATATGGATGGAGAAAAATCAAGAGAGATTTGTTTGTTTGTATGTTTGAACCTTAAAGAGGGAATGTAGGAGTTGTTGACTAGGATTTGAATAGTTTTCAGGAGGAAATTGGTGTAAGGTAGTTGTCTTGATACTGCAAACATTGTGTTGGGGAAGGGGTTCATCATATGAGATGTCATTTTCGTATCCAAACTTTATGGACACTTTCAGATATGAGGTATTCACGTGAGCTTGATAGTAAGAGACCCAGGTGAGGACAAAGCCAATAATACTTTGTAGGTAAACCTGGGATGGAAGAGAATGGTATGTAAAATTGGCATAGTTTGGTGTTGGTGGATTATTAATGGGTTTGTCATTTCTTAGACTGACGTATGTATGATGGTACAAACTTCCAAATGTAGTAATGGTAGTAAAATGGAGGGAAAGATTGTGTTGAGGTTGGTGGTTTTGAAATGGTTGTTGAAAGTCCATAGAGTACTTAGGTTTAGTAGTAGAGCTATTAACCCATCTGCCAGACATGTCCCAGACCGCAATGGTGCCTCTTAACTGATGCTGCATTCTTCTAATCTGCATAAAACATAAGATTTTAATTAGGCCCCAAAAGAAACTTCAAAGTTTGGTGACCTGCCAAGGACTCCCTTAATAGCAGTTCCAAGAGGACTAATGGTAATAATGAAGATTAGGagttgaaaataggtcttgatagggtaatgatggtCATTATGGTTAAGGGGGTACGCATGGAGTTGAATGGGCGTAATGAACAAAGCGACATGACAGttaactaagcgccataaatggcAGTTAATGAACAAAATTGTGCCTTTAAAAAGGATATTTTGGAAGACATTAACATAGACATTAACAATTTTACTAGAAAAGGGAAGATTTAGAGAGAATTTAGCAGAGAATGGCAAGTTCCAGTGCCTCCAATCCGGCAGTTCCTGCCAACTCCGATCACTACAATCAAGCGAAAAAACTAGCTTTCTCAGTGGTGATGAATGAGTTAATGAGATTGAGGGATGAAGTTCAGGGGGAGATAAATAGACGTGCAAGTGAGATTGATGATCGTCAGAGAGAAGAGGAGGAAAAGAAGAGGAGAGAAGATGAAAAGACTGAATCGTTGTTTGCTGCTTGGGTACCGAAACATTATGAGAGGTCAGATCGGAAAACAGGGGAGAGGTCTGAGAGGCATCAGAAGGGTCCAAAATATGGTAGTGCAACTGAGAGTGATTCCGAGGAAGATTCTGCACCAAGGTTCGAGTATCACGTGGAAGAGATAAACACCAATGAAGAAGGATCTGATGCTGCTGAGGACAGGCAAAAGATGGAGAAGTATCTTGATTGGAAGTTGCGAAGATG encodes:
- the LOC113350891 gene encoding uncharacterized protein LOC113350891 produces the protein MASSSASNPAVPANSDHYNQAKKLAFSVVMNELMRLRDEVQGEINRRASEIDDRQREEEEKKRREDEKTESLFAAWVPKHYERSDRKTGERSERHQKGPKYGSATESDSEEDSAPRFEYHVEEINTNEEGSDAAEDRQKMEKYLDWKLRRWFDFKRDNPRIFARTMQEGEPKVEEQKLVLIHPRTAQVEDFSDSDENLPDASNGAEEEDESDEEDSSSGDSDTSPASSDNSCSERYKEDEDWSYDEEDW
- the LOC113347476 gene encoding 60S ribosomal protein L30, with the translated sequence MVVAKKMKKTHESINNRLALVMKSGKYTLGYKTVLRTLRSSKSKLIIISNNCPPLRKSEIEYYAMLAKVGVHHFNGNNVDLGTACGRYYRVSCLSIIDPGDSDIIKTLPGDQ